In Phragmites australis chromosome 16, lpPhrAust1.1, whole genome shotgun sequence, one DNA window encodes the following:
- the LOC133896268 gene encoding 11 kDa late embryogenesis abundant protein-like — MQAGKSAMEATKEATANLGASANAGMQKTRAVVQGQVEKATAHNASDKAAAEANQRDRVRLAEEEKQDAMRATAAAKQRATGAGTYQHPSQGAPGISAQGHGAAPTGGHVEAGVAETRPIGIGTGTARPSAAHNPHVGSDFSQARGTGGQYQ; from the coding sequence aTGCAGGCCGGGAAGAGCGCGATGGAGGCGACAAAGGAGGCCACAGCCAACCTCGGCGCATCGGCGAACGCCGGCATGCAGAAGACCCGTGCCGTCGTGCAGGGGCAGGTTGAGAAGGCCACGGCGCACAACGCGTCGGACAAGGCCGCGGCGGAGGCGAACCAGCGGGACCGCGTGCGCCTCGCGGAGGAGGAAAAGCAGGACGCCATGCGCGCCACCGCGGCGGCCAAGCAGCGCGCCACCGGCGCGGGCACGTACCAACACCCGTCGCAGGGCGCGCCCGGCATTAGCGCCCAGGGCCACGGCGCCGCTCCCACGGGAGGGCACGTCGAAGCCGGCGTCGCCGAGACCCGGCCCATCGGCATAGGGACCGGCACGGCGCGTCCCAGCGCTGCGCACAACCCGCACGTCGGGAGCGACTTCTCGCAGGCGCGCGGGACCGGCGGGCAGTACCAGTGA